GGCGCGGCCGGGGAAGACATGCGGGGAAAAACTCGGGAAGGGTTGTGCGGCTGCCGAAGTGACAGCCGCGGGTCGTGCAGGCTCAGACCCTGGCGAACACCAGGGTGCCGTTGGTGCCGCCGAAGCCGAAGCTGTTGGACATCACCGTGGACAGTGGCGCCGAACGGCTTTCGCGCACGATCGGGAAGCTTGCGGCCGCCGGATCGAGGTCGCTGATGTGGGCGGAGCCGGCCATGAAGCCGCCGTTGAGCATCAGCAGGCTGTAGATCGCCTCGTGCACGCTGGCGGCACCGAGCGAGTGGCCGGTCAGCGCCTTGGTCGAGGACAGCGGCGGCACCGCGTCGCCGAACGCCTCGCGCACCGCGTTCAATTCCACGATGTCGCCCAGCGGCGTGGCGGTGCCGTGGGTGTTGAGGTAGTCGATCGGCGCCTTGACGTTGGCCAGCGCCATCTTCATGCAGCGCACCGCGCCCTCGCCCGACGGCGCGACCATCTCGGCGCCGTCGGAGGTGACGCCGTAGCCCACCAGCTCGGCATGGATGCGCGCGCCACGCGCCCTGGCGTGTTCGTATTCCTCCAGCACCAGCATGCCGCCGCCGCTGGCGATGACGAAACCGTCGCGGCTGGTGTCGTAGGGGCGCGAGGCGCTGACCGGCGTGTCGTTGTGATGGCTGGACAGCGCGCCCATCGCGTCGAACTGCGAGGTCATGCCCCAGTGCTCTTCCTCGCCGCCACCGGCGAACATCACGTCCTGCGCGCCGTGGCGGATCAGGTCGGCGGCCGCGCCGATGCAGTGCGCCGAGGTGGCGCAGGCGGCGGAGATCGAATAGCTCAGGCCCTGGATGCCGAAGGTGGTGGCCAGCGTGGCCGACACCGTCGAGCACATCGTGCGCGGCACCATGTACGGGCCGATCTTGCGCACGCCCTTGTTGCGCAGCAGGTCGGCGGTTTCGATCTGCCAGCGCGGCGAGCCGCCGCCGGACCCGGCGATCGCGCCGATGCGCGGATCGCGCACCTGGTCCGCGTCCAGTCCGGCATCTTCCATTGCCGAGCGCATCGACACATAGGCATACGCCGCGGCGTCGCCCATGAAGCGCTTCAGCTTGCGATCGATCACCGCTTCGAGGTCGATGTTCGGCACGCCGGCCACGTGGCTGCGCAAGCCCAGCTCGGCGTACTCGGGCATCGCGCGGATGCCGCTGCGGCCATCGCGCAAGGCGCTGGTCACGGTTTCCAGATCATTGCCCAGGCAGGACACGATGCCCATGCCCGTCACTACGACGCGGCGCATCTCAAAAACCCTCGGTGGACTGGAACAGGCCCACGCGCATGTCGCTGGCCTCGTAGATCAGGCGGTCGTCGACGAAGGTCTTGCCGTCGGCGATCACCAGCCGCAGCTTGCCGCGCATCACGCGGCGGATGTCGATCTCGTAGCGCACCAGCTTGGCCGTCGGCATCACCTGGCCGGAAAACTTCACGTTGCCCACGCCGAGTGCGCGGCCACGGCCGGGTTCGCCCAGCCACGGCAGGAAGAAGCCGCTGAGCTGCCACATCGCGTCCAGGCCCAGGCAGCCTGGCATCACCGGGTCGCCGATGAAGTGGCAACCGAAAAACCACAGGTCCGGATGGATGTCCATTTCGGCATGGATCAGGCCCTTGCCGTAGGCACCGCCTTCCTCGGAAATCCGCGTGATGCGATCGAACATCAGCATCGGCGGCGAAGGCAGACGGGCATTGTCGTCACCGAACAACTCGCCGCGGCCGCAGGCGCGCAGCTGTTCGTAGTCGAAGGAGGAAGGACGTGTCATGAAATACTCGCGGGGTGAGGAACGCCCAGTGTGCCAGCTGAGCGCCTTCC
This is a stretch of genomic DNA from Rhodanobacter sp. FDAARGOS 1247. It encodes these proteins:
- the fabA gene encoding 3-hydroxyacyl-[acyl-carrier-protein] dehydratase FabA: MTRPSSFDYEQLRACGRGELFGDDNARLPSPPMLMFDRITRISEEGGAYGKGLIHAEMDIHPDLWFFGCHFIGDPVMPGCLGLDAMWQLSGFFLPWLGEPGRGRALGVGNVKFSGQVMPTAKLVRYEIDIRRVMRGKLRLVIADGKTFVDDRLIYEASDMRVGLFQSTEGF
- the fabB gene encoding beta-ketoacyl-ACP synthase I, which encodes MRRVVVTGMGIVSCLGNDLETVTSALRDGRSGIRAMPEYAELGLRSHVAGVPNIDLEAVIDRKLKRFMGDAAAYAYVSMRSAMEDAGLDADQVRDPRIGAIAGSGGGSPRWQIETADLLRNKGVRKIGPYMVPRTMCSTVSATLATTFGIQGLSYSISAACATSAHCIGAAADLIRHGAQDVMFAGGGEEEHWGMTSQFDAMGALSSHHNDTPVSASRPYDTSRDGFVIASGGGMLVLEEYEHARARGARIHAELVGYGVTSDGAEMVAPSGEGAVRCMKMALANVKAPIDYLNTHGTATPLGDIVELNAVREAFGDAVPPLSSTKALTGHSLGAASVHEAIYSLLMLNGGFMAGSAHISDLDPAAASFPIVRESRSAPLSTVMSNSFGFGGTNGTLVFARV